One Micromonospora craniellae genomic region harbors:
- a CDS encoding ATP-binding SpoIIE family protein phosphatase, which yields MVPVTAAPVSDRGTWHRVENGSAGSAVRRAAERLGGQLALPEGRIADLAIVAAELTSNLIKHADDGVLLLRPVRRELDAGVELIALDSGPGMADLAHSARDGHSTTGTLGIGLGAIVRQASWFDAYSWPGRGTVIAVRVFDGADTDPSWVGGLTRPLTGETVSGDGYAWRIVGDRRQVLVTDGLGHGPLAAAATDAALTAFRSAPAAAPAEVVAYLHRSLSHTRGAALAVAEPDPAGAVLRYAGLGNINGVVIDADGRRRGLVSLPGIAGHQRPAIRQYDYPFGPDSLLVMHSDGVVDRWRIEDYPGLVGRSPLVTAATLLRDAGTRRDDAGVLVARSWS from the coding sequence GTGGTCCCGGTGACCGCCGCGCCGGTCTCCGACCGGGGCACCTGGCACCGCGTGGAGAACGGCAGCGCCGGCAGTGCCGTGCGGCGGGCGGCCGAGCGCCTGGGGGGACAACTGGCGCTGCCCGAGGGCCGGATCGCCGACCTGGCCATCGTCGCCGCCGAGCTGACCAGCAATCTGATCAAGCACGCCGACGACGGTGTACTGCTGCTCCGGCCGGTACGCCGCGAGCTGGACGCCGGCGTCGAGCTGATCGCCCTGGACTCCGGGCCCGGCATGGCCGACCTGGCGCACTCCGCCCGGGACGGGCACTCCACCACCGGCACCCTCGGCATCGGCCTCGGCGCGATAGTGCGACAGGCGAGCTGGTTCGACGCGTACTCGTGGCCGGGGCGGGGCACCGTCATCGCGGTACGCGTATTCGACGGCGCGGACACCGACCCTTCCTGGGTCGGCGGGCTGACCCGGCCGCTGACCGGCGAGACGGTCAGCGGGGACGGTTACGCCTGGCGGATAGTCGGCGATCGCCGGCAGGTGCTGGTCACCGACGGTCTCGGGCACGGCCCGCTGGCCGCGGCGGCGACCGACGCCGCGCTCACCGCGTTCCGCAGCGCCCCGGCCGCAGCCCCGGCCGAAGTGGTCGCCTACCTGCACCGGTCGCTGTCGCACACCCGTGGCGCCGCGCTTGCGGTGGCCGAGCCGGACCCGGCGGGCGCAGTGCTGCGGTACGCCGGGCTGGGCAACATCAACGGCGTGGTCATCGACGCGGACGGGCGGCGGCGCGGCCTGGTCTCACTGCCCGGCATCGCCGGACACCAGCGACCCGCGATCCGGCAGTACGACTACCCGTTCGGCCCGGACAGCCTTCTGGTGATGCACTCCGATGGGGTGGTGGACCGCTGGCGGATCGAGGACTATCCCGGTCTCGTCGGACGGTCGCCGTTGGTGACGGCCGCCACCCTGCTGCGGGACGCCGGCACCCGCCGTGACGACGCCGGGGTCTTGGTGGCGAGGTCCTGGTCATGA
- a CDS encoding ATP-binding protein: MTSGVDLGRPQAQTVGSDEDVVRVRQLVRAVAVAAKLSLVDQTKVVTAASELARNTLVYGGGGTVEVSAVDNGRRSGLTIVFADDGPGIADLDLALTDGYTTGGGLGLGLSGARRLVDEFDIQTAPGQGTRITITKWSR; encoded by the coding sequence ATGACCAGCGGCGTCGACCTGGGGCGTCCCCAGGCGCAGACGGTCGGCAGCGACGAGGACGTGGTACGCGTCAGGCAACTGGTGCGTGCCGTGGCGGTGGCGGCCAAGCTGTCGCTGGTCGACCAGACCAAGGTGGTCACCGCGGCCAGCGAGCTGGCCCGGAACACACTGGTGTACGGCGGTGGCGGGACGGTCGAGGTGTCCGCCGTCGACAACGGTCGCCGGTCCGGCCTCACGATCGTCTTCGCGGACGACGGCCCGGGCATCGCCGACCTGGATCTCGCGTTGACTGACGGCTACACCACCGGTGGCGGCCTCGGTCTCGGCCTCAGCGGCGCCCGGCGGCTGGTGGACGAGTTCGACATCCAGACCGCCCCGGGCCAGGGCACCCGGATCACGATCACCAAGTGGTCCCGGTGA
- a CDS encoding STAS domain-containing protein, translating into MERVPILKIGDILLVSIQLDMSDQTAVALQEDLAERIVATGCHGVIIDITALDIVDSFVGRMLSTIASISRVLDAETVVVGMRPAVAITLVELGLSLNGIRTALNVERGMELIAADRAYDDHDDDFHDGPDPEPTASP; encoded by the coding sequence ATGGAGCGGGTGCCGATTCTCAAGATCGGCGATATCCTGCTGGTCTCCATCCAGCTCGACATGTCCGATCAGACGGCCGTGGCCCTCCAGGAGGACCTGGCCGAGCGGATCGTCGCCACCGGTTGTCACGGCGTGATCATCGACATCACCGCGCTGGACATCGTCGACTCCTTCGTCGGCCGGATGCTCTCCACCATCGCCTCCATCTCCCGGGTGCTCGACGCCGAGACGGTGGTGGTCGGGATGCGTCCGGCGGTCGCCATCACCCTGGTCGAGCTGGGCCTGTCGCTCAACGGCATCCGGACCGCCCTGAACGTCGAGCGCGGGATGGAACTCATCGCGGCCGACCGCGCCTACGACGACCACGACGACGACTTCCACGACGGACCGGACCCCGAGCCGACGGCGTCGCCATGA
- a CDS encoding STAS domain-containing protein, with amino-acid sequence MALSADESGRLADLLTNQAGQVVQRWTEVVAAQLRGRLSQAELVRQVQELHRALVDALGKGMGDLAAEEATELRAVLGELSRGQARQGFTATETASGVFALKEALLAVMETDQRTETLRDFVAFSALVDQMGLFTFETFVRTRESLIADQAEQLLELSTPVVKLWEGVVAVPLVGTLDSARAQVVMERLLQTLVDTGSPYAIIDITGVPAVDTQVAQHILKTVVAARLMGADCIISGIRPQIAQTIVALGIEFGDIATKASLADALRHVLRLTGVEAHRRQPRREA; translated from the coding sequence ATGGCGTTGAGCGCTGATGAGAGTGGCCGTCTGGCCGACCTACTCACCAATCAGGCCGGACAGGTCGTCCAGCGGTGGACCGAGGTCGTCGCCGCGCAGTTGCGGGGCCGGCTCAGTCAGGCCGAACTGGTCCGGCAGGTGCAGGAACTGCACCGGGCGCTGGTGGACGCGCTCGGCAAGGGCATGGGTGACCTCGCCGCCGAGGAGGCCACCGAGCTGCGCGCCGTACTCGGCGAGTTGTCCCGTGGGCAGGCCCGGCAGGGCTTCACCGCCACCGAGACCGCCAGCGGCGTGTTCGCCCTCAAGGAGGCCCTGCTCGCGGTCATGGAAACCGACCAGCGCACCGAGACGCTGCGTGACTTCGTCGCCTTCTCGGCGCTGGTCGACCAGATGGGCCTGTTCACCTTCGAGACCTTCGTCCGCACCCGGGAGAGCCTGATCGCCGACCAGGCCGAGCAGTTGCTGGAGCTGTCCACCCCGGTGGTCAAGCTCTGGGAGGGCGTGGTGGCGGTGCCGCTGGTCGGCACGCTCGACTCGGCCCGCGCCCAGGTGGTGATGGAACGGCTGCTGCAGACCCTGGTCGACACCGGCTCGCCGTACGCGATCATCGACATCACCGGCGTGCCGGCGGTGGACACCCAGGTCGCCCAGCACATCCTGAAGACCGTGGTGGCGGCGCGGCTGATGGGCGCCGACTGCATCATCTCCGGCATCCGGCCGCAGATCGCCCAGACCATCGTCGCGCTCGGCATCGAGTTCGGTGACATCGCCACCAAGGCGAGCCTCGCCGACGCGCTGCGTCACGTGCTGCGGCTCACCGGCGTCGAGGCGCACCGACGCCAGCCTCGCCGGGAGGCGTGA
- a CDS encoding STAS domain-containing protein — MSLTVHTEQRGDVVVVSVAGELDMATAPQLQDQITDLLDKGRSRLVFDLSEVSFCDSTGLSVFVRAKNSSDEAGGVVRLAAPQRGVLRILEVSGLVEVLHTYPTVDQAVAGEPTPASS, encoded by the coding sequence ATGTCCCTGACGGTGCACACGGAGCAACGCGGTGACGTGGTCGTGGTGTCGGTCGCGGGTGAACTGGACATGGCCACCGCACCGCAACTGCAGGACCAGATCACCGACCTGCTCGACAAGGGGCGCAGCCGCCTCGTGTTCGACCTGTCGGAGGTCTCGTTCTGCGACTCCACCGGTCTGTCGGTGTTCGTCCGCGCGAAGAACAGCTCCGACGAGGCCGGCGGAGTGGTCCGGCTGGCCGCGCCACAACGAGGCGTGTTGCGCATCCTCGAGGTGAGTGGCCTCGTGGAGGTCCTGCACACCTATCCGACGGTCGATCAGGCGGTCGCGGGGGAACCCACCCCGGCCTCCTCCTGA
- a CDS encoding MFS transporter — protein MTPPTAGTPATAAPTAGAAPAASGDNPTGNGSVDGAERARTGWLLLVGMLLVALNLRAAMTSLGALLDEVRVGLALSGTMAGVVTTLPAVAFAGLGATTPWLVRRLSAPRLLVLAMIALTIGQVLRVLTDSAVVFLVTSALALAGIAVANILLPMLVKQYFPHRTGLVTGVYMMTLTAGATAAAAVAVPVAHASGSWRAGLGVWAALAAVAVLPWLPAALRTGGAARRTGRHGGRARARTSPGRTRLGWAMALYFGAQSLSAYAIMGWLAVLFRDAGFRPQDAGLLLAGVTALGVPIALLMPVMAGRLGDLRLLVLALTAASSVAYLGLAFAPRGGAVLWVVLLALGQGAFPLILATIGLRARTADGTAALSAFTQSVGYLIATLGPLVVGILHESTGGWTAPLGFLLVALAVQTGAGIVIARPRYIEDERGPAVAGG, from the coding sequence ATGACTCCGCCAACCGCCGGCACCCCCGCCACCGCTGCACCGACCGCCGGCGCCGCACCCGCCGCGAGCGGGGACAACCCGACCGGGAACGGGTCGGTGGATGGGGCGGAGCGGGCGCGTACCGGATGGCTGCTGCTGGTCGGGATGTTGCTGGTGGCGCTGAACCTGCGGGCCGCGATGACCAGCCTCGGCGCACTGCTCGACGAGGTACGCGTCGGACTGGCGCTCTCCGGCACGATGGCGGGCGTCGTCACCACCCTGCCGGCGGTGGCCTTCGCGGGGCTGGGTGCGACCACGCCGTGGCTGGTCCGGCGACTCTCCGCGCCGCGACTGCTGGTGCTGGCGATGATCGCGCTCACCATCGGGCAGGTGCTGCGGGTGCTCACCGACTCCGCCGTGGTGTTCCTGGTCACCAGCGCGCTCGCGCTGGCCGGTATCGCGGTGGCGAACATCCTGCTGCCGATGTTGGTCAAGCAGTACTTCCCGCACCGGACCGGCCTGGTCACCGGGGTGTACATGATGACGTTGACGGCGGGGGCGACGGCGGCGGCCGCGGTCGCGGTGCCGGTGGCGCACGCCTCCGGCTCGTGGCGCGCCGGGCTCGGTGTCTGGGCGGCGCTCGCGGCGGTGGCCGTACTCCCGTGGTTGCCGGCGGCGCTGCGGACCGGTGGGGCCGCGCGGCGAACGGGTCGGCACGGCGGCCGGGCCCGCGCCCGGACCAGCCCCGGGCGGACCCGGCTCGGCTGGGCGATGGCGCTGTACTTCGGTGCGCAGTCGCTGAGCGCGTACGCGATCATGGGCTGGCTGGCCGTGCTGTTCCGGGACGCCGGTTTCCGGCCGCAGGACGCCGGCCTGCTGCTGGCCGGGGTGACCGCGCTCGGGGTGCCGATCGCGCTGCTGATGCCGGTGATGGCCGGCCGCCTGGGCGACCTGCGGCTGCTGGTGCTGGCGTTGACCGCCGCCTCCAGCGTGGCCTATCTGGGGCTGGCGTTCGCGCCGCGTGGCGGCGCGGTGCTGTGGGTGGTGCTGCTGGCGTTGGGGCAGGGTGCCTTCCCGCTCATCCTGGCCACCATCGGGCTGCGCGCCCGGACGGCCGACGGGACGGCCGCGTTGTCGGCCTTCACGCAGAGTGTCGGGTACCTCATCGCGACGCTCGGGCCGCTGGTGGTCGGCATCCTGCACGAATCCACCGGCGGCTGGACCGCGCCACTGGGCTTCCTGCTGGTCGCACTCGCCGTGCAGACCGGGGCGGGAATCGTCATCGCTCGCCCCCGATACATCGAGGACGAGCGAGGCCCCGCTGTGGCCGGTGGGTAG
- a CDS encoding FadR/GntR family transcriptional regulator — protein sequence MPPAVDSTVPPRGRRTNETITRLRRRIMAGEWPVGSRIPTEPQLVEDLGVGRNTVREAVRALAHAGVLECRQGSGTYVLSTDELAPVVARRLTDDRMTEVIEVRRAFEVEAARLAARRRTAEDLAALDAALAAREAAWHGGAVAEFVEADVALHTAVVAAAHNGMLAELYASVATALHSTVAQAMGDTLTPDRHVDHGRLVAAIRAGDPDLAAREAGAFLESAPKA from the coding sequence GTGCCACCAGCGGTTGATTCCACCGTCCCGCCTCGGGGCCGACGGACGAACGAGACCATCACCCGGCTGCGGCGACGGATCATGGCCGGCGAATGGCCGGTCGGCAGCCGCATCCCGACCGAGCCGCAACTCGTCGAGGATCTCGGCGTGGGGCGCAACACGGTCCGCGAGGCGGTCCGGGCACTGGCCCACGCCGGGGTGCTGGAGTGCCGGCAGGGCTCCGGGACCTACGTGCTCTCCACCGATGAACTGGCACCCGTGGTGGCCCGCCGCCTCACCGACGACCGGATGACCGAGGTGATCGAGGTACGCCGCGCCTTCGAGGTGGAGGCCGCCCGGCTCGCCGCGCGCCGACGTACCGCCGAGGACCTGGCCGCCCTCGACGCCGCGCTGGCGGCCCGCGAGGCGGCCTGGCACGGCGGTGCGGTCGCCGAGTTCGTGGAGGCCGACGTCGCGCTGCACACCGCCGTCGTCGCGGCGGCGCACAACGGCATGCTCGCCGAGCTGTACGCCTCGGTCGCCACCGCCCTGCACAGCACCGTCGCGCAGGCCATGGGCGACACCCTGACACCGGACCGGCACGTCGACCACGGCCGCCTGGTGGCCGCCATCCGGGCCGGCGACCCGGATCTGGCGGCCCGGGAGGCCGGCGCTTTCCTGGAGTCCGCACCCAAGGCATAG
- the mscL gene encoding large conductance mechanosensitive channel protein MscL gives MLKGFKDFIMRGNVVDLAVGVVIGAAFTGVVTQLTKSFLEPLIRVFVLLITGSSNGIAGTAPEFRGVPFDWIAFVNALITFLLTAAALYLLVVFPMNKLAERRKRGEEPPPSAPSEEVKLLTEIRDALVATGRTTPAQQRGALDDVLGRREEPPNGR, from the coding sequence ATGCTCAAGGGCTTCAAGGACTTCATCATGCGCGGCAACGTCGTCGACCTCGCGGTCGGCGTCGTCATCGGTGCCGCGTTCACCGGCGTGGTCACGCAGCTCACCAAGTCGTTCCTGGAACCACTGATCCGCGTGTTCGTGTTGCTGATCACCGGGAGCAGCAACGGCATCGCGGGCACGGCGCCAGAGTTTCGGGGCGTTCCTTTCGACTGGATCGCCTTCGTCAACGCGCTGATCACGTTCCTCCTCACCGCGGCGGCGCTGTACCTCCTGGTCGTCTTCCCGATGAACAAGCTGGCCGAGCGCCGCAAGCGGGGCGAGGAGCCGCCGCCGTCGGCACCGAGCGAGGAGGTCAAGCTGCTCACCGAGATCCGGGACGCCCTGGTCGCCACCGGCCGGACCACCCCCGCCCAGCAGCGCGGCGCCCTGGACGACGTGCTCGGCCGCCGGGAGGAACCGCCCAACGGGCGCTGA
- a CDS encoding benzoate/H(+) symporter BenE family transporter, whose product MAGRTQPILAGVVTALVGFASSFTVVLAGLRAAGASEAQAASGLLVLCVASGLCAAWLGLRHRMPLSIAWSTPGAALLIATGPIPGGWPVAVGAFLVSGLLIVAAGLFPILGRAVAAIPKPIAGAMLAGVLLPLCTAPVRALVDVPRLAVPVLTSWLVLHRFARRWAVPGALVVAAGAIALTTPGGGTGGLRPVFELTMPAWSLSALIGVALPLFLVTMAAQNLPGTAVLVGYGYRPPLGSALRTTGLASMAVAPAGGHAVNLAAITAALAAGPDAHPDPDRRWIASVTAGIGLAVLGLGAGAVTTLVGWAPPVLIEAVAGLALLGALATALTAALADPTAREAAVVTLVVTASGVSLIGIGGAFWGLVAGCLMLLLFHARRPAPTPSTPATEPATSASAGKPAASAPTVAPGSASVVQSGSASAVESAPIAEPAPAAVSGPARQS is encoded by the coding sequence ATGGCGGGACGGACACAGCCGATCCTCGCGGGAGTGGTGACCGCGCTGGTCGGGTTCGCCAGCTCGTTCACGGTGGTGCTGGCCGGGCTGCGGGCGGCCGGCGCGAGCGAGGCGCAGGCCGCCTCCGGGCTGCTCGTCCTCTGCGTCGCCTCCGGGCTCTGTGCCGCCTGGCTCGGCCTGCGACACCGGATGCCGCTGAGCATCGCCTGGTCCACACCCGGCGCGGCGCTGCTCATCGCGACCGGCCCGATCCCCGGCGGGTGGCCGGTCGCAGTCGGGGCGTTCCTCGTCTCGGGCCTGCTCATCGTCGCCGCCGGACTGTTCCCGATCCTCGGCCGTGCCGTCGCGGCGATCCCCAAACCCATCGCCGGGGCAATGCTCGCCGGGGTGTTGCTGCCGCTCTGCACCGCACCGGTACGCGCCCTCGTCGACGTGCCCCGCCTCGCCGTCCCGGTGCTGACCTCCTGGCTGGTGCTGCACCGCTTCGCCCGACGCTGGGCGGTCCCCGGGGCGTTGGTGGTCGCCGCCGGCGCGATCGCGCTGACCACCCCGGGAGGCGGCACCGGCGGACTGCGTCCGGTGTTCGAGCTGACCATGCCGGCGTGGAGCCTGTCGGCGCTGATCGGCGTCGCGCTCCCACTGTTCCTGGTGACCATGGCCGCGCAGAACCTGCCCGGCACCGCCGTCCTGGTCGGCTACGGATACCGGCCGCCGCTCGGCTCGGCGCTCCGCACCACCGGGCTCGCCAGCATGGCCGTGGCACCCGCCGGTGGTCACGCGGTCAACCTGGCGGCGATCACCGCCGCACTGGCCGCCGGACCGGACGCGCACCCCGACCCGGACCGTCGCTGGATCGCCTCGGTGACCGCCGGCATCGGGCTGGCCGTCCTCGGGTTGGGTGCCGGTGCGGTCACCACGCTCGTCGGCTGGGCGCCACCCGTACTGATCGAGGCGGTTGCCGGGCTGGCCCTGCTCGGGGCGCTGGCCACCGCCCTGACCGCGGCGCTGGCCGACCCCACGGCCCGGGAGGCGGCCGTGGTGACCCTGGTGGTCACCGCCTCCGGAGTGTCGCTGATCGGCATCGGCGGCGCCTTCTGGGGCCTGGTGGCCGGCTGCCTGATGCTTCTCCTCTTCCACGCCCGCCGCCCCGCGCCGACTCCGTCGACCCCGGCCACCGAGCCCGCCACGTCTGCTTCCGCCGGGAAGCCGGCCGCGTCTGCACCGACCGTGGCGCCCGGGTCCGCTTCGGTCGTGCAGTCGGGGTCTGCTTCGGCCGTGGAGTCCGCGCCGATCGCCGAGCCCGCCCCGGCTGCTGTGTCCGGTCCGGCCCGGCAGTCGTGA
- a CDS encoding XRE family transcriptional regulator produces MSQPPPDSDTAAIGHRVRALREARGISLSALSRMAGVGKATLSGLENGVRNPTLETLYAITAQLGVPLTAVLSGPSAGPTVRGAAVSATLLEVFDDADATYELYRMRVVPGPGQLSPAHQPGVTEHVTVFAGILRAGPVDAPLTAAAGGHLRWTSDVPHLYAAVGDEEVAASLLLRYPRM; encoded by the coding sequence GTGTCGCAGCCACCACCAGATTCGGACACCGCCGCGATCGGTCACCGGGTCCGCGCCCTCCGCGAGGCGCGCGGGATCTCGCTCTCCGCGCTGTCCCGGATGGCCGGCGTGGGAAAGGCGACGCTCTCCGGACTGGAGAACGGCGTCCGCAACCCCACCCTGGAGACGCTGTACGCGATCACCGCGCAGCTCGGCGTACCGCTGACCGCAGTGCTCTCCGGCCCGTCGGCCGGTCCGACCGTACGCGGCGCGGCGGTCAGCGCCACCCTGCTGGAGGTCTTCGACGACGCGGACGCCACGTACGAGCTGTACCGGATGCGGGTCGTGCCCGGCCCCGGTCAGCTCTCCCCCGCACACCAGCCCGGGGTGACCGAGCACGTCACCGTCTTCGCCGGGATTCTGCGGGCGGGCCCGGTCGACGCGCCGCTGACCGCCGCCGCCGGTGGTCACCTGCGCTGGACGTCCGACGTGCCGCACCTGTACGCCGCCGTAGGCGACGAGGAGGTAGCCGCCAGCCTGCTCCTGCGCTACCCCCGGATGTAA
- a CDS encoding PP2C family protein-serine/threonine phosphatase, translated as MTLILRSAILNDIGLVRTNNEDSALAGERLVAVADGMGGLPAGEVASEIVIRILDELIPPTVSDAAADALRAVVSTANQRIHAAIAAEPARDGMGTTLTAALLAGDTLVLAQVGDSRCYLLRDGKLRQLTRDDTFVQALVDQGTLTPEQARHHPQRSLVTRAVQGADAPPTMGMVTVAAGDRLLLCSDGLSDYVTDDAIAAALSLHTDRHQCGEQLVKLAHQAGAPDNVTVVISDIVPS; from the coding sequence ATGACGCTGATCCTCCGCTCGGCCATCCTCAACGACATCGGCCTGGTCCGCACCAACAATGAGGACTCCGCGCTCGCTGGTGAGCGCCTCGTCGCGGTGGCCGATGGCATGGGTGGGCTGCCCGCCGGTGAGGTCGCCAGCGAGATCGTCATCCGGATCCTGGACGAGCTGATCCCGCCCACCGTCTCGGACGCCGCCGCCGACGCGCTGCGGGCCGTGGTGAGCACCGCCAACCAACGTATCCATGCGGCGATCGCTGCCGAGCCCGCCCGGGACGGCATGGGTACCACCCTCACGGCGGCCCTGCTCGCGGGCGACACGCTGGTGCTGGCGCAGGTCGGAGACTCGCGCTGCTACCTGCTGCGGGACGGCAAGCTGCGCCAGTTGACCCGGGACGACACGTTCGTGCAGGCGCTTGTCGATCAGGGGACGTTGACCCCGGAGCAGGCCCGGCATCATCCGCAGCGGTCCCTGGTGACCCGTGCGGTGCAGGGCGCGGACGCGCCGCCGACGATGGGGATGGTGACCGTCGCGGCCGGTGACCGGCTGCTGCTGTGCAGTGACGGGCTCTCCGACTACGTGACCGACGATGCGATCGCCGCCGCGTTGAGCCTGCACACCGACCGCCACCAGTGTGGTGAGCAGTTGGTGAAGCTGGCTCACCAGGCCGGCGCGCCGGACAACGTCACCGTGGTGATCTCCGACATCGTGCCGAGCTGA
- a CDS encoding PadR family transcriptional regulator, whose protein sequence is MDPDRRGQWLRGVLDLCVLALLREGESYGYQLAQSLDAAGVGPIQGGTLYPVLLRLQRTGLVTAQWREGGSGPARKYYQLTDDGRAALHNGGNAWLTFVAPVTGIVSKGVER, encoded by the coding sequence GTGGATCCCGATCGTCGTGGGCAGTGGTTGCGCGGTGTGCTCGACCTCTGCGTGCTCGCCCTGCTGCGCGAGGGCGAGTCCTACGGCTACCAGCTCGCCCAGTCACTCGACGCCGCAGGCGTCGGGCCGATCCAGGGCGGCACGCTCTATCCGGTGCTGCTGCGGTTGCAGCGCACCGGCCTGGTCACCGCTCAGTGGCGGGAGGGCGGGTCGGGTCCGGCCCGCAAGTACTACCAGCTCACCGACGACGGGCGGGCGGCGCTGCACAATGGCGGTAACGCCTGGCTGACGTTCGTGGCGCCGGTGACCGGCATCGTCTCGAAGGGGGTCGAGAGGTGA
- a CDS encoding ATP-binding cassette domain-containing protein produces the protein MLARHLSGGTRQKLNLTMSTLAQPDVLLLDEPYQAIRPGRA, from the coding sequence GTGCTCGCCCGGCACCTCTCCGGCGGTACGCGCCAGAAGCTGAACCTGACCATGTCCACGCTCGCCCAACCGGACGTGCTGCTGCTCGACGAGCCGTACCAGGCGATTCGACCAGGTCGGGCGTGA
- a CDS encoding NAD-dependent epimerase/dehydratase family protein, whose amino-acid sequence MRIVVVGASGNMGTALLRRLWRERGVEIVGVARRLPHAGAGEPYEGVRWHSCDIGRAGAADELTEVFAGADVVVHLAWQIQPSHDRQALRRTNVGGSRAVVDAVLRAGVPALVYASSVGAYAPGPKNLPISERWPATGVAESSYSRDKAAVEEMLDGIERTHPGLRVVRLRPGLIFQRVAGTEISRYFLGPLVPVRLLRYGRLPLVPANRRLRMQVVHADDVADAYARAILGDAQGAFNVAADPVLTPELVARHFHGWTVPVAAPVLRTAASLTWRARLQPVDAGWVELALNAPLMSSERAETELGWRPRVDAVTALKELVAGMAERAHTPSPPLSATPALPGRPAALLKARPAGQPNPY is encoded by the coding sequence ATGCGGATCGTGGTGGTGGGCGCGAGCGGCAACATGGGTACGGCACTGCTGCGTCGGTTGTGGCGCGAGCGCGGCGTGGAGATCGTCGGAGTGGCGCGGCGGCTGCCGCACGCGGGAGCCGGTGAGCCGTACGAGGGGGTGCGGTGGCACTCGTGCGACATCGGGCGGGCTGGTGCCGCCGACGAGTTGACCGAGGTGTTCGCCGGGGCGGACGTGGTGGTGCACCTGGCCTGGCAGATCCAGCCCAGCCACGACCGGCAGGCGTTGCGGCGTACCAATGTGGGCGGCAGCCGGGCGGTGGTGGACGCGGTGCTGCGGGCGGGCGTGCCCGCGTTGGTGTACGCGTCGTCGGTGGGGGCGTACGCGCCGGGGCCGAAGAACCTGCCGATCAGTGAGCGGTGGCCGGCGACCGGGGTGGCCGAGTCGTCGTACAGCCGGGACAAGGCGGCGGTGGAGGAGATGCTCGACGGGATCGAGCGGACCCATCCAGGCTTGCGGGTGGTACGGCTGCGACCGGGGTTGATCTTTCAGCGGGTGGCGGGTACCGAGATCAGCCGCTACTTCCTGGGGCCGCTGGTGCCGGTGCGGCTGCTCCGGTACGGGCGGCTGCCGTTGGTGCCGGCCAACCGCCGGCTGCGGATGCAGGTGGTGCACGCCGACGACGTGGCCGACGCGTACGCCCGGGCGATCCTGGGTGACGCCCAAGGTGCCTTCAACGTCGCCGCGGACCCAGTGTTGACGCCGGAGCTGGTGGCCCGGCACTTTCACGGCTGGACGGTGCCGGTGGCCGCCCCGGTGCTGCGGACGGCTGCCTCGCTGACCTGGCGGGCCCGGCTGCAACCCGTGGACGCGGGTTGGGTGGAGCTGGCGTTGAACGCGCCGCTGATGTCCAGCGAGCGGGCCGAGACCGAGCTGGGCTGGCGGCCACGGGTGGACGCGGTCACCGCCCTCAAGGAGCTGGTGGCCGGCATGGCCGAACGCGCCCACACACCCAGCCCGCCGCTGTCCGCCACCCCCGCCCTCCCCGGCCGCCCCGCCGCCCTCCTCAAGGCCCGCCCCGCCGGCCAGCCCAACCCCTACTGA
- a CDS encoding anthrone oxygenase family protein — MFFAYACSVMPGLAATDDRTLVGTMQSINRKIVNGWFISVFLGGPVLVAVAVVGHFGDGGAVLGWLVAAFVLHLVTFGVTARCNVPLNDQLDAAGPVDGITDLAAVRRRFEGPWVRWNLVRTGSSVGAFASLIGALLAR, encoded by the coding sequence TTGTTCTTCGCGTACGCCTGCTCGGTCATGCCGGGGTTGGCGGCGACTGACGATCGGACGCTGGTCGGCACGATGCAGTCGATCAACCGGAAGATTGTCAACGGCTGGTTCATCTCGGTGTTCCTCGGTGGGCCGGTGCTGGTGGCGGTGGCGGTCGTCGGGCACTTCGGTGACGGCGGGGCGGTGCTGGGGTGGTTGGTTGCCGCGTTTGTGCTGCACCTGGTGACGTTTGGTGTAACGGCGCGGTGCAACGTGCCGCTCAATGATCAGTTGGACGCTGCCGGGCCGGTCGACGGGATCACCGACCTGGCGGCGGTCCGGCGTCGGTTCGAGGGGCCGTGGGTGCGCTGGAACCTGGTCCGGACGGGCAGTTCGGTCGGGGCCTTCGCCAGCCTGATCGGCGCGCTGTTGGCACGGTAG